In Mytilus trossulus isolate FHL-02 chromosome 6, PNRI_Mtr1.1.1.hap1, whole genome shotgun sequence, a single window of DNA contains:
- the LOC134722071 gene encoding LYR motif-containing protein 4-like has product MGSRSKALALYKQILQESKKFTSYNYRNYAIRKTREEFRQNKEVTDPQKLKDLFKKAKDNLEIVQRQVLVGQMYDGGHLVIENQPKTS; this is encoded by the exons ATGGGTTCAAGATCAAAAGCGCTTGCCTTATATAAGCAAATACTTCAAGAAAGTAAAAAGTTTACATCGTACAACTATAG AAATTATGCTATTAGAAAAACACGAGAGGAATTTAGACAAAACAAAGAAGTTACAGATCCACAAAagttaaaagatttatttaaaaaagccAAAGATAATCTAGAGATTGTACAGAGACAG gTATTGGTAGGACAAATGTATGATGGGGGCCATCTTGTGATAGAAAATCAACCAAAGACTTCATAG